TTCGCACTTCTACCTGATGTCACTCGGTTTTCTGGCTGGCTTTCAGGGAGATATTGGCTTCCTTTGGTGGACTTCTGATGATGTTGAGGGGGGATCTTTCTGTTGCCTCTAAATTTGAGCTTGATCAGAGGTTATTCATTCTCATAAGGAAGGTCTGAAATCCAGTTGTTATTGGAAGCTATGATTCCAAATCCGTTTCTGCCTTAATACCTCAGTAGTCCTTCACTTCCCTTGTAAACTAAGATGAGGTGCTGCTACTTCATTCCAAGCATCCAGAACTTATTCCAATACGAGTATGTTATGGCTGTATCTATGTCTTCTGGCTCTTAATTCAAGAACTCCTGTCCTTTGAGTTGATGGTACAAGTTTCTTAATGGTGAACTGTACGTGAGCTATGCATTCACGCCCTTTTGTTTATGTTGCCATTAATCTATGTAATATATTCCATTTTCACTATTACCAATGACCCTTGTTTTCTTGGTTCTTCTTTTTAGCAGGGAAAGGGTGGGATTTTAAAAGTGGGGAGCGGGAAGGGAACCTGAACTCGGTTATCAACATTTGGATGAGGGCCATCGATTCTTTATAAAAAATCCAACCCTCAGACATTTCTTTTATCATTGAGAATCATCATCATGTAATGTAACTTCATCATCAACAGTTTTGAGACCTCCACTTCCACTTTGCATCTTCCTCTAAACTtcaattataaaaatgtatggCCCATCTTTAAGGGCAAGAATGCTGATCTTCATAGCACCGCTTTATGTGGTTAGGGCATAATCACTAGCTAATGATATGATAGGGGCTGCTACCTCCCCATTTTAGTGACATTGTAAAGGCCCTTCatatgaccaaaaaaaaaaaaactccaaaagTCCTCCAAATCTGAATTTTAATCTCTTAAATTCCATctaaattgaaaaagaaaaatttgagaaGAGAAAAACCAGAACAAAgagccaaaaaaagaaaaaagaccaAAGGAAGACGGAACGGAAGAGCTAAAACGCAGGAGTTGTAGCTATCTCTATTGCCGTTGGAATTCACCACCACTTGTCGAACCATCATCACAATAGCACTATATAGGCTTTTCCCCCTTCTATTTCAAATTTCCTTTTCATAGTTTTTGAGGTCACATGCCAATTGCTTTTCGTCGCTCTTGATTAGCATGTTTGATTCGCTAATCTCTTTTTATGCTCTtaaattgtttgaaaaaatgacCAAAGAGAAAATCTTAGTGAAAAAAGGAGAAACTGATTAACCTTTACGTATGGAAAAAATCCCAACCAGTCCAAAGTTGGCTGGAGCCTATGAATTCATCGGAGAGTAGAAGGACAAATTTTGGGAggtaatttttattttactttatttttttctcttatgCTGTTTTGTAGTAATTTCATTAGAATTTCGGTGTGTGAATTGTATTTTGGTGTCTGGGAGAGAGAAAGGCAACTCCAGCAAGGTTAGATGTGATACTGCTTGTTTTCCGGTAAGTTTTCGAGGAAAAAGTAGAACAGCAGTGACAAAACTCCATATTTAGTGTCTTGCACATATTCTATATAGACGAAAAGGTCCCTTGATTATCCGTTGTATCTTGCGCGTGATGCTGTTTCTATTAAACATGACGACTCAAGTTGTTGGAATGGGTACGAGTATACGTTTTAATTAGTTAGAGGGTTAAAATTATCTAGTTAATAATTGAAGGGTCAAAATTGAATTATATAATAATTTGGGGGGCATTGAAGCATTTTGCTTATTAATAAAGCAAGAACTCAAAAGCCTCTAAGTTTCCTCTATGGAACCAAAGGTTCAAACCTAaggacacaaaaaaaaaaagcaaaataacTACTAGCATTATTAGTTTTTATAGTTTTATCTAGGGGTGTTtcgcgaatcgagccgctcgtgAACCGATCGCAAGCGACTCGAATACGAGATCGAGCTAATTAAGTcgatctcgagctcgagctcaaaaatATTAAGCTGGTTGGCTCGCAACTCaactatatatattattttattttttattttttattttaatagtaaaattacatatatccctaatattttattatttattaaaaaaattattattttatacatttttaaaaataaaataattattttttattttttaaaaataaaataataataattatttttttattttttaagctcgagttcaagctcgagatcgactcgaatttgactcgagctcgagctcgagatcgatattttgagctcgtcgagctcgaacttgagttcgagcttcacaaaattaactcgagctcggctcgattagccaaaggtcgactcgagctcggctcgtttgcaccctTAGTTTTATCTTTGTAAAAACATATATAAATGGGTTGATAATTTGGATATCAAGAGTTATGAAAAATCTAAAATCTTacgaacaaaaattttttttgggtatttaatccaattcaaaacaaaacaCGGTACAATATACCAAATAGAGGAAAATCCGGTATATCTTTGCTACATTTGGGCCACGAACTTCCCAACAGATCCAATTAGGTCTTCGGAGGTGGCCAGTGCTATTACTAATTCTGGCCCACAGGTCCCCAGAAGAGGACGACATCGTTTCACCTCACTTATTGTGCGTGCCTGTATGGATAGAAGTAGGGCGCGTGAGACCAGACATCACTTCGGAAGAGAACGAGGgagtgggagagagagagagatggaggAAGAAGAGCACGAGGTGTACGGTGGTGAAATCCCCGACGAAGGGGAAATGGAAGGCGATTTGGACCCTAACAGCGGCGATGTCGACATGTCCACCGCCGACGACGACGCCGTCAAGGTACTCTCTACTTTCTCTCTGTCACTTTATCCGTTTTTTGTTTTAAAGGTTTTCTTTCTGCCCTGATTGTTGTTGTGAGTTTGGATCTGGATAATTGACCTGGGTTAGGGTTTTGTAGGAATTGGATGAGATGAAGAAGCGATTGAAGGAGATGGAAGAAGAAGCAGCAGCTCTTCGCGAGATGCAAGCTAAAGTTGAGAAGGAGATGGGTGCTGTTCAAGGTGTATAATCTATGCgcttatttctttttatttatttatacgaTTGCATCAGCGCTAGTGTTTTATGAGCGCTGCGCATATATGGAATGGTTTTGCTTTTATCGAAGGTTTTACTTCATCGGAAGTGGTAGATGTCGTATGATAAGATTTTTCCGTTCGATAGCGGCTGAATTTTTGGGGTAAAGTTATTGTTGGTTGACTAATACCTTATGCTTAATAAAGCTGAAATCTTTGGGAGAAagcttttctttttaatcttttttcttgtttttgtgtGAAAAACTAGAATTGTAAGAGTTATAGTAGTTAAAAGAGAATTTAGGAAGTACTGATTTGTTTACAGCTTTTGTTTTTTGCAAATTTGTTATTGTCTTATGCATGCTAAAGCTGAAACACTGTGGAAAAGTTTATATATAGAAATTTGAAGAGTTACGGTTTTTTTTGGGTAGTACTGTAAATTCACTGATTCTGCTCTCGTGGAGCTTGAAATAATTTTGTCTTTGTTATTGGCGTATGCTTGTTATAGGCTTGGAGCTATTGAGAACTTGTCACATACttatttttcattctttctcttcttttttgggTGCTGGGTGGTTTTCTGTAGTGTAGTAATTTCTAAATTTCTCAGTTAAAATTTTATAGCTTGGCGCTAGTGCCTCAAGTGATGGTAATCATTCTGAAGTCCTTGATGCATTACTTGAATTGGTTGATCAAGTTTTGAATGGTAAAAGATCATGTTTTAAGCATCAAATCTGTAGCCATCCAGAGCCATTCACTATCATGGGTTCACCTTTTATATGCAAGTATTGCATGCTCAGGATTTTGGTTATATATATCTTTTATTGTACCAAACATTCTGACTGCTGACTTGAAGTTGGTTATGAAAGAAATTTGGGGTGGGGACCGctgggtttttgttttttttttttggggggggggggctgGTGGGCGGGGAAAGGTTGTGTTCTTTGGGAAGAggcttcttcaaattgagtcATGGCCATTAATACATGCACATTCCTTTTTCCCTAATTTGACGCAAACTGGCTTTTCAGTCTTTCTTGTTCTGTGTTTTGCGTGCAAATTACTCCGTATCATCTTTACTAAAATTTGTTGCCTTTTAATACATTCTGAGAATCAACTCTTTGCCCTGATGGttactttttagtttttgcTCTTATTAAGCTTCCTTTTCTCAGACTGATCTAATAGTAAGTTCAAAATGGATTGACAGATCCAGCTAGTGCAGCTGCTTCTCAAGCAAACAAGGAGGAAGTTGATTCACGATCTATATTCGTTGGCAATGTGAGAACAAAATTTGTTGTTATTGAATTAGTTTCTGTAGATTTACTTTTGAGTAGCATAATGAATGATAATTTATTTACATTTAATTTACGTGTCCCATTATCCCCTGGGTGAATGATGTTGTTTGGAGTTATCTCAAGTTTCCAATTTCTTAGTTTATTTGATGATGATTCAAGATCTTATTACCTAGTTATGTCATCAGTCAAGTACTGCAGTCCCTTGCTGCATTACTATTCGTTGACTGATTGAGGAAACTAATTCTTCTAGATTATGATATTTTACATATGATGGGACATGTCTGTTCATGTACAATAGAACTTATGCTGAATAGGTGCTTCTTTCCCGGTTATGTATGGTGGATAATATGCAGCATTGGCCATCCTTTTTTGCATAAAGGACTAAATTCGATATTAGTATAGAACTGGAATGTAACATTTTTGTGGCTGAGGTGACACTGTCTGAGGCAGTGTCAAAGTACTAACAAAACAAGTGCAATACTACTATGTTGAGTTCAAACCAAGCCATTCCTGGTTAAAGGTGTGGCATTTTGTTTGTAATTTATGCAGGAAGTTGTTCTGTTTTTACTACACTCAACACCCCCTTCTCCTCTGccaaaataaataagtaaacggagaaggaaaaggaaattattattattattataatatttgtATTCTTGGGTTTGGTCTTTGAGTTACTTAAGAAACATTAACAATCTTGTGGTTTCTTTATTATTTCACTTTGGGATAGAGCTGCTGACATTGTATTTACCTTCATTGAAGTtctactttttcaattttttctataaCGGTGACTTGATATTTGGGTCTTCTTAGTAATGttcttccttcatttcttctttggTTTGATGTCACTTCCTTCTTTTCAATGTGACCTTGGTTTTGGATTTAGATATTATTGAGAGTCATGTTTGACTTTGATTATATCGCAGGGTCATTCGTATTCTGAATTAGAGCTGGAATTATTATCCTGTATTTTGATGG
The genomic region above belongs to Coffea arabica cultivar ET-39 chromosome 7c, Coffea Arabica ET-39 HiFi, whole genome shotgun sequence and contains:
- the LOC113698752 gene encoding polyadenylate-binding protein 2 isoform X2, producing MDRSRARETRHHFGRERGSGREREMEEEEHEVYGGEIPDEGEMEGDLDPNSGDVDMSTADDDAVKELDEMKKRLKEMEEEAAALREMQAKVEKEMGAVQDPASAAASQANKEEVDSRSIFVGNVDYACTPEEVQQHFQSCGTVNRVTILTDKFGQPKGFAYVEFVEQEAVQEALLLNESELHGRQLKVMAKRTNVPGMKQYRGRRFNPYLGYRSRRPYVPPYFYSPYGYGKVPRFRRPMRYMPYY